A genome region from Tolypothrix sp. PCC 7712 includes the following:
- the gshA gene encoding glutamate--cysteine ligase yields the protein MRLLKGFEIEMYTGTPQGEIVGLSDKIVEAMPSFMREPDSRNVEYVTKPLQSFEQLLCALVRPRQELRKYLKQLGDYTLIPGSTLSLGRSDRFFRSDPKNPYHDYIENTYGTKVVTASVHINVGISDPETLMRACRVIRTEAPLFLALSASSPFIDGKATGYHSTRWGLFPQTPSHVPLFSSHADHIQWVEQQLAAGTMQNVRHLWTSVRPNGDRRPYDLNRLELRICDLVTDPIALLAITALLEARLLQIIENTHIDPLTQSTFTPQELIAVTASNEAAAAANSLDAQLTHWQDGKTIIARDWIAQMSEELWAIAKERGFNCFLSPLQKILREGNEAQQWLQLHAVGVDAQRVITQAIVTAKEREIELEDKLCSPSMA from the coding sequence GTGAGGTTATTAAAAGGCTTTGAAATTGAAATGTATACGGGCACACCTCAGGGTGAAATCGTCGGTCTCTCTGACAAAATAGTTGAGGCTATGCCAAGTTTTATGCGAGAGCCAGATAGCCGCAACGTTGAATATGTCACGAAACCTTTACAAAGTTTTGAGCAGCTATTGTGTGCCCTAGTACGTCCTCGCCAAGAACTGAGAAAATACCTCAAGCAATTGGGTGACTATACCTTAATTCCTGGTAGTACCCTGTCTTTGGGTAGGAGCGATCGCTTCTTCCGTTCCGATCCTAAAAATCCCTATCACGACTATATAGAAAACACCTACGGCACAAAAGTAGTGACCGCTAGCGTACATATTAATGTAGGGATTAGCGATCCAGAAACATTAATGCGGGCTTGTCGCGTTATTCGTACCGAAGCACCTTTATTCCTCGCCCTCAGCGCCTCATCCCCCTTCATCGATGGCAAAGCGACTGGCTATCACTCGACTCGTTGGGGACTCTTCCCCCAAACTCCTAGCCATGTACCTCTATTTTCTAGCCATGCCGATCATATTCAATGGGTAGAACAACAGTTAGCTGCTGGAACCATGCAAAATGTTCGTCATTTGTGGACATCAGTGCGTCCTAATGGCGATCGCCGTCCTTATGATTTAAATCGCTTAGAACTGCGAATTTGCGATTTAGTCACAGATCCCATTGCATTACTCGCAATTACCGCGTTGCTGGAAGCTCGTCTGTTGCAGATAATAGAAAACACCCACATCGATCCGTTAACCCAAAGCACCTTTACCCCCCAAGAACTAATTGCTGTCACTGCTAGCAATGAAGCCGCAGCTGCAGCAAATAGTTTGGATGCTCAATTGACACATTGGCAAGATGGCAAAACTATTATTGCCAGAGATTGGATTGCTCAAATGTCTGAAGAACTTTGGGCGATCGCTAAAGAAAGAGGATTTAATTGCTTCCTTTCTCCTTTACAGAAAATTTTGCGCGAAGGTAATGAAGCTCAACAGTGGCTACAATTGCACGCAGTTGGGGTTGATGCTCAACGTGTCATTACCCAAGCAATTGTTACTGCTAAAGAACGGGAAATTGAATTAGAAGATAAATTGTGTTCCCCCTCAATGGCGTAA